The Melanotaenia boesemani isolate fMelBoe1 chromosome 17, fMelBoe1.pri, whole genome shotgun sequence genome segment CATGTAGCGAGCACGGTTCACCTCTCCTTCATGGTTGATCTTGATTTCTATCTCAATCTTGCCACTCACAGAGCCAAAGCCTCCAAACTCTTAATGAAGATATGTTTACATTATACACTTACAACATAAAGCATGAttattcacaattttacattgaaatTAAATAGTAACATGCACATTAATGACACAGCAAGCAGAAAGCTCCAACCTCCTTTTTCACTGTCATATTGTGAGGCATCAAACTGGGCATCATCATTGGGCAGCTGTACACTTGCAATAATTAGGTGGTTCTGCTCATCAGACGTGTGTGTGCCCAACACCAGTCGGTGTACACTGTAATCCTTCCCTTCTGGtctgataaaaatgtaaataaaattacatattaATATGAATATTGCTGATTTAAAGGTTGCATGGTGACAAACAAATGAGAACTACTATTGGGCCATAGAGTAAAAGTGCTTACCTGGAAACATCGGGAAGCCACTGAGCAGTGAGGCTGGGCCACTCTAAGGCATGGGTCATAACCAGGTCATACAGAAAGGGGGTGTTTTTCTTCCAGATCTTATACTCTTCGTTGATAACCCTCTCTTCCACTGTATCATCATATGAGCCAGCTAGAGTGGACACAGTAATGACAGATCTGCTTATGACTTAAATGAATCAACAATATATTAGTTTACGACTCTCCGAAAACTTGCAATTTCCTTAATGCCCTAATGATGATAAGGGTATTAAGGCCTTACCAATTGGATTAagttattaatataaaaattgcATTAACACGCACTTAAAAAGTCGTGCTGCGCCCTCGCTTGTAACTACGTGTTTAGAAAATTATACCAAGtattagaaaattaaaaccaCAACAAATGGCATATTACCTCTGTCATCGTTTACTTAGCTGCTAACGCAGCTAACTTGGTAGCTATCTGACACATGCTAGACAACATCGTTCGTCTCATTTGTGtggatttaagaaaaaatgcGTTACCCTCTTTGTCTGCCATTGCAAGTATCTTCAGTGGTTGACAGAAAACATTCACTCAAGGTTTAATTAGATAAACAAATAGCAAAGAGCCTTGACCCAGGTCGTCCTCTGATAAACAGTTGTAGTCCCAATGTAGTTCAGCCAGTGTGAGCAATGCTAAGCTAATAAGTAGCTAACAGAGGAACCATACGAGACGGGAATGTATTCGCGCGCTCACTACAAGCGAAAGGGCgtctttccaccaatcagagtaCAACAGCTACCTCGCGTgactgggtccgctccttttcTGTAAGCCCACAAATGACCAGGGGAGAAAAGGAGACGAGCGACGGCGGAGGAGTTTGCCGCTTAAATGGAGGGGGAAAGCGTTTACCAGTGGAAAGAGGCAAAGGAAGCATGgacctttaataataataataataataataataataacaacaacaataaagtacattttgcccacattttatgctgttgtctgcacagTGTAACAGCGTAGATTGGAAGTCTGTAAAAAATAAGGACATTGTAGTAAAAAGGAGTTGGATATGGATGTAACTTTATTGCTTATAGCAGGTTACCAGAACCCCGAAATAAGCAAAAGTTGAGGAATCATTTTAAAGAGGTTATCTACTGAACATAAAGGAAGACCACGCATCAACATGATGAATTCAAGAAAATTTCCTAAGTTTATCTGCAAACCCATCCTGGTTTGTTTGTTCCACCCATATGTTTGCCGAACAAGCCGTTGGATCTGTGCGAGTTATCTAACTGATGCCCGGCTGATCACCCCTTTTAAACGGATTGAAAACTCCACCCACCCGGCTGGCCCCTCGCTCGTCCGGGGAAAGTAAACTTTGCGGACGCCCTGCAATTGTGTAGCAAACGCAACATGTTTTACCAAGATGACTATTGGTCAACTGAGAATTCCACAATGAGTATGAGTCTTTCTGATTGGACACATTCACTAAACTCATCTTTAATTGGTTAGGTGTGACGCGGGCCATTAAAACTTCAGCTGTAGCGCAACACAAgcagcagccttgctagccacCACCATGTACGTAGTTTTGATCTGTATAACGGTAACATGAAGCCGCCGTAATGTCTGGAACTGATATGTCAGGTGTGCTCAGCATCTTAAGGTCACTGTATCGGAACACACAGACACTGGAGGAGTTTGCGGACAGCATCGTGTACAAAGAAGGGAAGAGGGCAATTATCGTGGAGCCGTCAGATACGGACCGCTTTAAATCGTTTGTCAGGGGTGTTTTTGTGTGCTATGATAAGGAGCTACAGCAAGTTCCGAGCTGCAGCCAGGTAACATGTCAGCTTTGAAGAAGTAGCACAAAACACTAGCTGACACTTGCTGTCATGCTaatgttaattaaatgtttaaaacaggTTTAATGTGTTCCTGTTGTAAAAAGGAAAGCCACCTGCAGTGGTTTGGTATCTTTAATAAGATGCTATTTCTCCTCAATAAATGTGGtgtattttatcatttctatAGATTTCTACTCTCCCAGAACTCCTGGCCTATGTTCTGAAcaatctgaaaagaaaaaggaaaagaaatgtctTGGCACATGGCTACAATTTTTTGACTCTGGCACAGGAGGATCGGAATGCAGACCAGTTCAAATTCCAAGGGGATATAACACAGAGTGCTGCATACATTCATGGAAGTGACCTGTGGAAGAAAGTCACAGTACGTCTTGGTACAGACATCACACAATACCTCCTTGCAAGCTGCACCATATTTGTGGCAGTCCCTCCTTCGTGTGTTTTCCAGGTGTGTGGGGTTCCAATATATGACAGAGTCTCCATGACCAATGCCTCTAGTGGATTTTATCTCCAGCCACGATTCAGGAAACGCAACTGCCCTCAGTTTGGGAGAAATCAAAGTTCAGTGTATTTGAAAAGGAGACACTTTGATCAGAATCCTGCTGTGagcaagaggaagaagagaagagatgaaagagagaacaagagaaaaagaaagagagaatcTGAGCAGGATGAGGAGACCATGACTTTCTCAAGAAAGAGGAGAAGGATAGCATgccaagaaaataaacaagaagtACAACAGGTTGGCTGTAAAACAGTGGAAGAAAGACAACTCATGTCTGTGGAGTCGACTCCGTCTAGGAAGATTGGGGAAAGTAGTTCAACTGAATTTAAACAGCTTGTTGAAATACCAACAACCTACTCGGAGGGTGGTCCCAGTTGGAGATCAGGGGTTTTCCCCCCTTTGCCACCATCACAGTGTTTTATCCGCACTTTGGGATTCCTGTATGGTGGTAGGGGTCTGCATGGGTTCCTTCTAAACAGGAAGAAGAGTGCTGATGGATCCAGAAGATTACAAGGGAAAGATTTGGTGAGGGTGGTCTTCTTTGAGGGTTTGGCGTATTTAAATGGTCTGGAGAGGAAGCCAAAAAAACTCCCCAGACGTTATTTCAACATGGTTCCTCTGTTTAGTCAGCTGTTAAAGCGACACAGGAGGTGTCCATATAGCAGAAATCTGCAGAGGATGTGTCCAGTGGCTGCGGTGAGCAGTGCAGGGCAGGGAGAGTTGAACTCCCTTTTACCAAAGCACTGTGCACCTTTTCGGGTCTACCTATTTGTCAGGGAGTGCCTTTCTGCTGTCGTCCCGCAAGAGCTGTGGGGCTCCGATCACAACCGGCTTCATTTTTTCATCAGAGTGAAAAACTTCCTGCACAGTGGCAAGTTTGAAAGGCTCTCATTGGCTGAACTGTTGTGGAAGATGAAGGTGAATGATTGTAATTGGTTGAAGAGGAGTAAGACTGGTGAGATAATAGTGAATGgtcacattttttacttttttaatgtgtatttttgacAACCTAAATAAATTCTTCTTTGCAGGCCGCATCCCACCCAGTGAACTCGCACTTCGGACACAGATCCTGGGTCAGTTCTTAGCTTGGCTCTTGGACTGCTATGTTGTTGGCCTCGTCCGAGCATGTTTCTACGCCACAGAGAGTGTGGGGCAGAAAAACGCCATCAGGTTCTACAGACAGGAAGTTTGGGCCAAACTTCAAGACTTTGCTTTCAGGTATACACATGCATGACTCTAACCTATAATGACATCATGCATCTCTgcttaaattaaaagaatatatatttGACACAATAGAGGTCACCTTGCTAAAGGCCAGATGGAGGAGTTGTCTCCAGCTCAAGTGGCCTCACTGCCCAAAAACACCGTCATATCCCGCCTTCGCTTCATCCCGAAAACGGATGGCATGAGGCCCATCACACGAGTCATAGGAGCAGATGCCAAAACAAGGGTACACTTTAGCAGTGATAtaaaaaatatgtcttttttttactttctgtgaGAATTAATGTAGTTTTTGTAACAGCATTTTCCTACAGCTTTACCAGGGGCACGTCCGGGACTTGCTGGATATGCTCCGGGCCTGTGTGCACTCCACTCCCTCTCTTCTCGGCTCCACGGTGTGGGGCATGACAGATATCCACAGGGTGTTGGTCTCACTGGCAAAAGCCCAGAAGGACAAACCACAACCTCTCTACTTTGTTAAGGTGAGTTGTAATGTTGTGTTTTACTTGTGgctgacatttaaatgaaagataGCATTTCAGCAATCTGACAACTTTGCATATTAGCACAGTCTTCTATTCACTCTGCCTTTTGTCCTTGTTTGAGGTGGATGTCAGTGGAGCCTATGAGAGCCTACCACATGGGAAACTCATAGAGGTGATTAGCCAGGCCCTGTCACCTGTCCAGGATGAGCTCTTTACCATCCGCCGCTATGCCAAGATCTGGTTGGATTCCAATGAAGGCCTGAAAAAGGCCTTTGTTAGACAGGTACTATCATACCCACAGACATTGTTTGATAATGTCAGAGTGGTGctggaaactttgagaattttcTCTATTCATTGATATTTTTTACATCAGAATTTCACACAAGTCactttatgaaataaaaataattcaattaaacaaatgagaaaaaatattttaatttatttatgacgGTAATCCTTTCTGATCTTGATACAAAAAAACATACCTAAAACTATGATGCTGCCGCCGCTGTGCTTCACAGATAGGATAAAATTCCTGTGCTAGAATACAGCATTTTCCCCTtcccagaacagttttccaATAGCCTGTCCTACAAAATCTAAGGTCCTTTGCAGCCCTACAACCAATAAgagtttttttatgcttttctgcAGGTGGACTTATGAACATTAACTTTAGACATAGTGAAATAGATTTATAATTGATTAGAAGTTACCTCTTTGTGACTTCAAGTACCATGACTTATCCAGCTCTTGAAGTCCTCTGTGTTGGTTGACTGCTGTTCTTTTCACCCAGCTATAAACTACTAGGGAGGTTTAAAAGTTTATAAGCTCCAAATGACCACATTATTTGAACTCTTGAGCTTTATTTGAATGAGTTAATTGTTAGGTTTGCGAACACAGGCAGATTTCCTGGAGGGCAACATGGGATCCACTAACATGAAAGGATTCCTGATGTCACTGCAGAAACGCGGCAAAGTCCATCACTCCATCCTGGTGGAGCAGGTAACATCAACACCCTCACATGCagtttttatgtaaacataATTTATATTTCTTCCCTAATTTTGATATTGATGACTTGTTGCAGCATTTCTGCTCAGATCTCCGTGGCAGAGAGGCTTTGCAGTTCTTCACCCAAATGCTAACCGGCAGTGTTGTTCAGTACGGGAAGAAGTAAGTTCTGCATTCAGTAGCTCATTTGGAAATGTGGTTCTTTGCTTTATGTTTGGAGTTTTTTGCCCTCTTTGTTGCAGGATGTATCATCAGTGCAGAGGGATTCCTCAGGGGTCAGTTGTGTCCAGTCTGCTCTGCTGTCTGTGCTACG includes the following:
- the tert gene encoding telomerase reverse transcriptase isoform X1, encoding MSGTDMSGVLSILRSLYRNTQTLEEFADSIVYKEGKRAIIVEPSDTDRFKSFVRGVFVCYDKELQQVPSCSQISTLPELLAYVLNNLKRKRKRNVLAHGYNFLTLAQEDRNADQFKFQGDITQSAAYIHGSDLWKKVTVRLGTDITQYLLASCTIFVAVPPSCVFQVCGVPIYDRVSMTNASSGFYLQPRFRKRNCPQFGRNQSSVYLKRRHFDQNPAVSKRKKRRDERENKRKRKRESEQDEETMTFSRKRRRIACQENKQEVQQVGCKTVEERQLMSVESTPSRKIGESSSTEFKQLVEIPTTYSEGGPSWRSGVFPPLPPSQCFIRTLGFLYGGRGLHGFLLNRKKSADGSRRLQGKDLVRVVFFEGLAYLNGLERKPKKLPRRYFNMVPLFSQLLKRHRRCPYSRNLQRMCPVAAVSSAGQGELNSLLPKHCAPFRVYLFVRECLSAVVPQELWGSDHNRLHFFIRVKNFLHSGKFERLSLAELLWKMKVNDCNWLKRSKTGRIPPSELALRTQILGQFLAWLLDCYVVGLVRACFYATESVGQKNAIRFYRQEVWAKLQDFAFRGHLAKGQMEELSPAQVASLPKNTVISRLRFIPKTDGMRPITRVIGADAKTRLYQGHVRDLLDMLRACVHSTPSLLGSTVWGMTDIHRVLVSLAKAQKDKPQPLYFVKVDVSGAYESLPHGKLIEVISQALSPVQDELFTIRRYAKIWLDSNEGLKKAFVRQADFLEGNMGSTNMKGFLMSLQKRGKVHHSILVEQHFCSDLRGREALQFFTQMLTGSVVQYGKKMYHQCRGIPQGSVVSSLLCCLCYGHMENVLFKGIIENKGRVMRLVDDFLLITPDQHEAQTFLKILLAGVPEYGVVVNPQKVVLNFQVPGSVGSCSSIRMLPSHCLFPWCGLLLDTHSLDVYKDYSSYAGLSLRYSLTLGSFHSAGQQMKRKLMAILRLKSHALFLDLKTNSLEAVYKNIYKLVLLQACRFHVCAQSLPFGQVVAKNPAYFLQMIWDMAQYANKLIRFSNKGMFLGCKSQTGVVQYEAVELLFCLSFLLVLSQHRPLYRDLLTHLHKRKRSLEHRLGDLRLARVRQATNPRTPVDFLAIQK
- the tert gene encoding telomerase reverse transcriptase isoform X2, whose protein sequence is MSGTDMSGVLSILRSLYRNTQTLEEFADSIVYKEGKRAIIVEPSDTDRFKSFVRGVFVCYDKELQQVPSCSQISTLPELLAYVLNNLKRKRKRNVLAHGYNFLTLAQEDRNADQFKFQGDITQSAAYIHGSDLWKKVTVRLGTDITQYLLASCTIFVAVPPSCVFQVCGVPIYDRVSMTNASSGFYLQPRFRKRNCPQFGRNQSSVYLKRRHFDQNPAVSKRKKRRDERENKRKRKRESEQDEETMTFSRKRRRIACQENKQEVQQVGCKTVEERQLMSVESTPSRKIGESSSTEFKQLVEIPTTYSEGGPSWRSGVFPPLPPSQCFIRTLGFLYGGRGLHGFLLNRKKSADGSRRLQGKDLVRVVFFEGLAYLNGLERKPKKLPRRYFNMVPLFSQLLKRHRRCPYSRNLQRMCPVAAVSSAGQGELNSLLPKHCAPFRVYLFVRECLSAVVPQELWGSDHNRLHFFIRVKNFLHSGKFERLSLAELLWKMKVNDCNWLKRSKTGRIPPSELALRTQILGQFLAWLLDCYVVGLVRACFYATESVGQKNAIRFYRQEVWAKLQDFAFRGHLAKGQMEELSPAQVASLPKNTVISRLRFIPKTDGMRPITRVIGADAKTRLYQGHVRDLLDMLRACVHSTPSLLGSTVWGMTDIHRVLVSLAKAQKDKPQPLYFVKVDVSGAYESLPHGKLIEVISQALSPVQDELFTIRRYAKIWLDSNEGLKKAFVRQADFLEGNMGSTNMKGFLMSLQKRGKVHHSILVEQHFCSDLRGREALQFFTQMLTGSVVQYGKKMYHQCRGIPQGSVVSSLLCCLCYGHMENVLFKGIIENKGRVMRLVDDFLLITPDQHEAQTFLKILLAGVPEYGVVVNPQKVVLNFQVPGSVGSCSSIRMLPSHCLFPWCGLLLDTHSLDVYKDYSSYAGLSLRYSLTLGSFHSAGQQMKRKLMAILRLKSHALFLDLKCFM